From Streptomyces asiaticus, one genomic window encodes:
- a CDS encoding SRPBCC family protein, with protein sequence MADTLGKLKDDIVKNPATDRLKDELRDYLQARATHAISGLGSGLAKGAQSLSEGRSPGQALMKAGTSRLKDSLKDSLKEKVKGVFGKGGKGKSGGGKSKSVTVVEDIDVGVPVREAYNQWTQFQEFSTFAKGVVSVEKADDTSSNWKVKVAKSTRSWKANVTEQVADERISWTTEGAKGTVKGVVTFHPLGDNLTRVLLVLEYFPKGLFEKTGNIWRAQGRRARLDLKLYRKFIMMRGEATDGWRGEIRDGEVVQDHETAVEEEEREQADETGEAGETGEGEETGGDADEPDEAAEAEDEYEEEPEGAEPEEYDEEYEEEPEAAGEPDEAEEPEEPEEPEDAEDAEAYEEPEEELEEESGRRPAAARR encoded by the coding sequence ATGGCTGACACGCTCGGCAAGCTCAAGGACGACATCGTCAAGAACCCGGCCACCGACCGTCTGAAGGACGAGCTGCGCGACTATCTCCAGGCACGGGCGACCCATGCGATCTCCGGCCTCGGCTCGGGCCTCGCCAAGGGCGCGCAGTCCCTCTCCGAGGGCAGGTCTCCGGGGCAGGCCCTGATGAAGGCCGGTACGTCCCGGCTGAAGGACTCGCTCAAGGACTCGCTGAAGGAGAAGGTCAAAGGGGTCTTCGGCAAGGGTGGCAAGGGCAAGAGCGGGGGCGGCAAGTCCAAGAGCGTGACGGTCGTCGAGGACATCGACGTGGGGGTGCCGGTCCGCGAGGCGTACAACCAGTGGACCCAGTTCCAGGAGTTCAGCACCTTCGCCAAGGGGGTCGTCAGCGTCGAGAAGGCCGACGACACCAGCAGCAACTGGAAGGTGAAGGTCGCCAAGTCCACCCGCAGCTGGAAGGCCAACGTCACCGAGCAGGTGGCCGACGAGCGGATCAGCTGGACCACGGAGGGGGCGAAGGGCACCGTCAAGGGCGTCGTCACCTTTCACCCGCTCGGGGACAACCTCACCCGGGTGCTGCTGGTTCTCGAGTACTTCCCCAAGGGGCTCTTCGAGAAGACCGGCAACATCTGGCGGGCCCAGGGCCGACGGGCCCGGCTCGATCTGAAGCTCTACCGGAAGTTCATCATGATGCGCGGCGAGGCCACGGACGGCTGGCGCGGCGAGATCCGGGACGGCGAGGTGGTGCAGGACCACGAGACGGCCGTGGAGGAGGAAGAGCGCGAGCAGGCCGACGAGACCGGTGAGGCCGGCGAGACCGGCGAGGGCGAGGAGACCGGGGGAGACGCCGATGAGCCGGACGAGGCGGCCGAGGCTGAGGATGAGTACGAGGAGGAGCCCGAAGGCGCCGAGCCCGAGGAGTACGACGAGGAGTACGAGGAGGAGCCGGAGGCCGCCGGGGAGCCGGACGAGGCCGAAGAGCCGGAGGAGCCGGAGGAGCCGGAGGACGCCGAGGACGCCGAGGCGTATGAGGAGCCCGAAGAGGAACTCGAGGAGGAATCCGGCCGCCGCCCCGCCGCGGCCCGCCGCTGA
- a CDS encoding PIG-L family deacetylase, protein MNSRWTSRGARTTRRQTLAALAALTAGGAVGVAGITGIAGCGAGHARGAAAEPARASEPGAAEPFTSAVGDKRALLLQIMAHPDDDLYFMNPDAEHVLRSGVPVVCVYVTAGEARGINHQAGTPIPHADKAAYSASRHQGLRQAYAQMMGLNQFAPWQRSVLRLPGGVTAETNTLANGARSARLIFLNLAMLSDGGVRIPALWNTPGTVMRTLLATDSPVAHPSSYGHQTLVDVLAGIMDRYRPTLIHTLDPDPDFQVHDVLHPKDNDQPGCSDHRDHTPVALFTWKAIAQWVAAATQRDKHAPRFTTTAFRGYYNQRWPHNLPPAVLAQKARAIKSYGGAPDWDCGNAAGCGDYSQGGVRPLRNRKGWIRSTHYRYPASLPAPTTDAQGRLVAYGVLGTQAVRWRETGPGSGRFGAPQGLGGGPLAPALAAVRDSAGRQVLFALRFAALAGQGAGDLREIVVLEQRRPDGPFRAWTGLGTPETDPEHGRRVGCPAAVATPDGRVHLFVRTADKGLATRVRDAKGHWGPWQRLGGAEIQDGLTALLDAEGQVHVLAPGRDTVHHWAQEWAGGPVALRPPSGLPRPGGDQLGAAVAPDGTLELIYRTPTATVPTVHGETSLTVRHFEGYGAIAAHTVAEPSGRREAKTLLLVGRDLGGEVQVQYGTGPDAKPLRSPGHLTPVGAPALLADDGHQGVCVVGLSPDATPWIWRPRPTSRA, encoded by the coding sequence TTGAACAGTCGATGGACATCGCGGGGGGCGCGGACCACCCGCAGGCAGACGCTCGCCGCGCTGGCGGCGCTCACCGCCGGGGGAGCCGTGGGGGTCGCCGGGATCACCGGGATCGCCGGATGCGGCGCCGGACATGCGCGCGGCGCGGCAGCGGAGCCCGCGCGGGCCAGTGAGCCCGGGGCGGCGGAGCCGTTCACCTCGGCGGTGGGCGACAAGCGGGCGCTGCTGTTGCAGATCATGGCGCACCCCGACGACGATCTGTACTTCATGAACCCGGACGCCGAGCATGTGCTGCGCTCCGGCGTCCCGGTGGTGTGCGTGTACGTCACGGCCGGTGAGGCCCGGGGGATCAACCATCAGGCCGGGACGCCGATCCCGCACGCCGACAAGGCCGCGTACTCCGCCTCCCGCCACCAGGGGCTGCGGCAGGCGTACGCGCAGATGATGGGTCTGAACCAGTTCGCGCCCTGGCAGCGGTCGGTGCTGCGGCTTCCCGGCGGGGTCACGGCGGAGACCAACACCCTCGCCAACGGCGCCCGCAGCGCCCGGCTGATCTTCCTCAACCTCGCGATGCTGTCGGACGGCGGCGTACGGATCCCGGCGCTGTGGAACACCCCGGGCACCGTGATGCGCACCCTCCTGGCCACCGACTCCCCCGTGGCGCACCCCAGCTCGTACGGCCATCAGACGCTGGTCGACGTGCTCGCCGGGATCATGGACCGCTATCGGCCCACGCTGATCCACACGCTGGACCCGGACCCCGACTTCCAGGTGCACGACGTCCTGCACCCCAAGGACAACGATCAGCCGGGCTGCTCGGACCACCGCGACCACACCCCGGTCGCGCTGTTCACCTGGAAGGCGATCGCCCAGTGGGTGGCCGCCGCCACCCAGCGGGACAAGCACGCCCCGCGCTTCACCACCACCGCGTTCCGCGGCTACTACAACCAGCGCTGGCCGCACAATCTGCCGCCCGCGGTGCTCGCCCAGAAGGCCCGGGCCATCAAGTCCTACGGCGGTGCGCCGGACTGGGACTGCGGCAACGCGGCCGGCTGCGGCGACTACAGCCAGGGCGGGGTGCGCCCGCTGCGGAACCGCAAGGGCTGGATCCGCTCCACCCACTACCGCTACCCCGCCTCGCTGCCCGCGCCCACCACGGACGCCCAGGGGCGGCTCGTGGCGTACGGCGTGCTCGGCACCCAGGCCGTGCGGTGGCGCGAGACCGGGCCCGGCAGCGGACGGTTCGGGGCGCCGCAGGGGCTCGGCGGCGGACCGCTCGCCCCGGCACTCGCCGCGGTGCGGGACAGCGCGGGGCGGCAGGTGCTGTTCGCGCTGCGGTTCGCGGCGCTGGCGGGGCAGGGCGCGGGCGACCTGCGCGAGATCGTGGTGCTGGAGCAGCGCCGCCCGGACGGCCCGTTCCGCGCCTGGACCGGCCTCGGCACCCCCGAGACCGACCCCGAGCACGGCCGCCGGGTCGGCTGCCCGGCGGCGGTCGCCACCCCGGACGGCCGGGTGCACCTCTTCGTACGGACCGCGGACAAGGGCCTGGCCACCCGAGTACGGGACGCGAAGGGCCACTGGGGTCCCTGGCAGCGGCTCGGCGGCGCCGAGATCCAGGACGGGCTGACCGCGCTGCTGGACGCCGAGGGACAGGTCCATGTCCTCGCCCCCGGCCGCGACACCGTCCACCACTGGGCCCAGGAGTGGGCCGGCGGCCCGGTCGCCCTGCGCCCGCCGTCCGGTCTGCCGCGCCCCGGCGGCGATCAGCTGGGCGCCGCGGTGGCCCCCGACGGCACGCTCGAGCTGATCTACCGCACCCCCACGGCCACCGTGCCCACCGTCCACGGCGAAACCTCCCTCACGGTGCGGCACTTCGAGGGCTACGGGGCGATCGCCGCCCACACCGTGGCCGAACCGTCCGGCCGCCGCGAGGCGAAGACGCTGCTGCTGGTCGGCCGCGACCTGGGCGGGGAGGTCCAGGTCCAGTACGGCACCGGCCCGGACGCCAAACCGCTGCGCTCCCCCGGCCATCTGACTCCGGTCGGCGCCCCGGCACTCCTGGCGGACGACGGCCACCAGGGCGTCTGCGTGGTGGGCCTGTCCCCCGACGCCACCCCCTGGATCTGGCGCCCCCGCCCAACCTCGCGGGCGTAG
- a CDS encoding DUF3152 domain-containing protein produces the protein MTSTAQAPGPSTSPPRRRGRTTRSARPRNVAVALAAGAALIAGVVFALRDADGGGKGAARATAPAALPPDAISATSRPRPGSPTTATGEFVTARSSGAVIGKGSDPRRFKVMVEKGTGVDAKRAAAEISAILADKRGWTNDGEHSFQPVADGPSDFEVKIATPDTVDEICGAVGLDTHGEVNCDAGSQIMVNLKRWNTGSPEFSGPISGYRALIVNHEVGHRIGHGHETCPGKGKRAPVMMQQIYGLKGCVANEWPYSAKGRYIGGPAVP, from the coding sequence ATGACCTCCACCGCGCAGGCCCCCGGCCCGTCCACCTCACCACCGAGACGACGGGGGCGCACCACCCGGAGCGCCCGCCCCCGGAACGTGGCGGTGGCACTGGCCGCCGGTGCGGCCCTGATCGCCGGGGTCGTGTTCGCGTTACGCGACGCCGACGGCGGCGGCAAGGGCGCGGCCCGCGCCACGGCCCCGGCAGCCCTGCCGCCCGACGCCATCTCGGCCACCTCCAGACCTCGCCCCGGCTCCCCCACCACCGCGACCGGCGAGTTCGTCACCGCGAGGTCCTCCGGCGCGGTGATCGGCAAGGGAAGCGATCCGCGGCGGTTCAAGGTCATGGTGGAGAAGGGCACCGGCGTCGACGCGAAGCGGGCCGCGGCCGAGATCTCGGCGATCCTCGCCGACAAGCGCGGCTGGACCAACGACGGCGAGCACTCCTTCCAGCCGGTCGCCGACGGCCCCTCCGACTTCGAGGTGAAGATCGCCACCCCGGACACGGTCGACGAGATCTGCGGCGCCGTGGGCCTGGACACCCATGGCGAGGTCAACTGCGACGCCGGCTCCCAGATCATGGTCAACCTCAAACGCTGGAACACCGGCTCACCGGAGTTCTCCGGCCCCATCAGCGGCTACCGGGCACTGATCGTCAACCACGAGGTCGGCCACCGCATCGGCCACGGCCACGAGACCTGCCCCGGGAAGGGCAAACGGGCGCCGGTGATGATGCAGCAGATATACGGGCTCAAGGGCTGTGTCGCGAACGAGTGGCCCTACAGCGCGAAGGGCAGGTACATCGGGGGCCCGGCGGTCCCGTGA
- the rpsJ gene encoding 30S ribosomal protein S10 produces the protein MAGQKIRIRLKAYDHEVIDSSAKKIVETVTRTGASVAGPVPLPTEKNVYCVIKSPHKYKDSREHFEMRTHKRLIDILDPTPKTVDSLMRLDLPAGVDIEIKL, from the coding sequence ATGGCGGGACAGAAGATCCGCATCCGGCTCAAGGCTTACGACCACGAGGTCATCGACTCCTCGGCGAAGAAGATCGTCGAGACGGTGACCCGGACTGGTGCGTCGGTCGCGGGCCCGGTGCCGCTGCCCACAGAGAAGAACGTGTACTGCGTCATCAAGTCGCCGCACAAGTACAAGGACTCGCGCGAGCACTTCGAGATGCGTACGCACAAGCGCCTCATCGACATCCTCGACCCCACTCCGAAGACGGTTGACTCGCTGATGCGTCTCGACCTGCCGGCGGGCGTCGACATCGAGATCAAGCTCTGA
- the rplC gene encoding 50S ribosomal protein L3: MAKQIKGVLGEKLGMTQVWDENNRVVPVTVVKAGPCVVTQVRTDDADGYSAVQIAFGEIDPRKVNKPLKGHFAKADVTPRRHLVELRTADAGEYTLGQEVTAEVFESGVKVDVTGTSKGKGTAGVMKRHGFGGLGAGHGTQRKHRSPGSIGGCATPGRVFKGLRMAGRMGNERVTTQNLTVHAVDAEKGLLLIKGAVPGPNGGLVLVRTAAKGA, from the coding sequence ATGGCTAAGCAGATCAAGGGCGTCCTGGGCGAGAAGCTCGGCATGACGCAGGTGTGGGACGAGAACAACCGCGTCGTCCCGGTCACCGTCGTCAAGGCCGGTCCCTGCGTCGTGACCCAGGTCCGCACCGATGACGCGGACGGCTACAGCGCCGTCCAGATCGCCTTCGGCGAGATCGACCCGCGCAAGGTGAACAAGCCGCTCAAGGGCCACTTCGCCAAGGCGGATGTGACCCCGCGCCGCCACCTGGTGGAGCTGCGTACCGCCGACGCCGGCGAGTACACCCTCGGCCAGGAGGTCACGGCCGAGGTGTTCGAGTCCGGTGTCAAGGTCGACGTGACCGGCACCAGCAAGGGCAAGGGCACCGCCGGTGTCATGAAGCGCCACGGCTTCGGTGGCCTCGGCGCCGGCCACGGCACCCAGCGCAAGCACCGCTCGCCGGGCTCCATCGGTGGCTGCGCCACCCCGGGCCGCGTGTTCAAGGGCCTGCGCATGGCCGGCCGCATGGGCAATGAGCGGGTCACCACCCAGAACCTGACCGTCCACGCCGTTGACGCGGAGAAGGGTCTGCTCCTGATCAAGGGAGCGGTTCCTGGTCCGAACGGCGGCCTCGTCCTGGTCCGTACCGCGGCCAAGGGGGCCTGA
- the rplD gene encoding 50S ribosomal protein L4, with protein sequence MSTIDILSPAGDKAGSVELPAEIFDAQVSVPLIHQVVVAQLAAARQGTHKTKTRGEVRGGGKKPYRQKGTGRARQGSTRAPQFAGGGVVHGPVPRDYSQRTPKKMKAAALRGALSDRARHERIHVVTGVVDGEISTKAAKALLGKISERKNVLLVAERSDEAAWLSARNLPQVHILEPGQLNTYDVLVSDDVVFTKAAFESFVAGPKAAEKTEGSAA encoded by the coding sequence ATGAGCACCATTGACATCCTTTCGCCGGCAGGCGACAAGGCCGGGTCCGTCGAACTCCCCGCGGAGATCTTCGACGCGCAGGTCAGCGTTCCGCTGATCCACCAGGTCGTCGTCGCCCAGCTGGCCGCTGCCCGCCAGGGCACGCACAAGACCAAGACCCGTGGTGAGGTCCGCGGCGGTGGCAAGAAGCCGTACCGCCAGAAGGGCACCGGCCGCGCGCGCCAGGGCTCGACCCGCGCGCCGCAGTTCGCCGGCGGTGGCGTCGTGCACGGCCCCGTGCCGCGCGACTACAGCCAGCGCACCCCGAAGAAGATGAAGGCCGCCGCGCTGCGCGGTGCCCTCTCCGACCGGGCGCGTCACGAGCGCATCCACGTCGTGACCGGCGTGGTCGACGGTGAGATCTCCACGAAGGCCGCGAAGGCCCTGCTGGGCAAGATCAGCGAGCGCAAGAACGTGCTCCTGGTCGCCGAGCGGAGCGACGAGGCCGCGTGGCTGTCCGCCCGCAACCTGCCCCAGGTGCACATCCTGGAGCCGGGCCAGCTGAACACGTACGACGTGCTCGTCTCCGACGACGTGGTCTTCACCAAGGCCGCCTTCGAGTCCTTCGTGGCTGGTCCCAAGGCCGCTGAGAAGACCGAAGGGAGCGCCGCCTGA
- the rplW gene encoding 50S ribosomal protein L23: MSEATAVTSKTFTDPRDVLVKPVVSEKSYALLDENKYTFIVDPRANKTQIKQAVEAVFSVKVTGVNTINRQGKRKRTRTGYGKRKDTKRAIVTLAEGDRIDIFGGPVS, translated from the coding sequence ATGAGTGAGGCGACCGCTGTCACCAGCAAGACCTTCACCGACCCCCGCGACGTTCTCGTCAAGCCGGTGGTCTCGGAGAAGAGCTACGCGCTGCTGGACGAGAACAAGTACACGTTCATCGTCGACCCGCGCGCGAACAAGACCCAGATCAAGCAGGCCGTCGAGGCGGTCTTCTCGGTCAAGGTCACCGGGGTCAACACGATCAACCGCCAGGGCAAGCGCAAGCGCACCCGCACCGGCTACGGCAAGCGCAAGGACACCAAGCGCGCCATCGTGACCCTCGCCGAGGGCGACCGCATCGACATCTTCGGCGGCCCGGTCTCCTGA
- the rplB gene encoding 50S ribosomal protein L2 — MGIRKYKPTTPGRRGSSVADFVEITRSTPEKSLVRPLHSKGGRNNAGRITVRHQGGGHKRAYRVIDFRRHDKDGVPAKVAHIEYDPNRTARIALLHYADGEKRYILAPRGLKQNDRIENGPGADIKPGNNLALRNIPVGTTLHAIELRPGGGAKFARSAGASVQLLAKEGSMAHLRMPSGEIRLVDVRCRATVGEVGNAEQSNINWGKAGRMRWKGVRPTVRGVVMNPVDHPHGGGEGKTSGGRHPVSPWGQKEGRTRSPKKASNKYIVRRRKTNKKR; from the coding sequence ATGGGTATCCGCAAGTACAAGCCGACGACCCCGGGCCGTCGTGGCTCCAGCGTCGCCGACTTCGTCGAGATCACGCGGTCCACGCCGGAGAAGTCGCTGGTCCGCCCGCTGCACAGCAAGGGTGGTCGTAACAACGCCGGCCGCATCACGGTCCGCCACCAGGGTGGCGGTCACAAGCGTGCGTACCGCGTGATCGACTTCCGCCGTCACGACAAGGACGGCGTCCCGGCGAAGGTCGCACACATCGAATACGACCCCAACCGCACCGCGCGCATCGCGCTGCTGCACTACGCCGACGGCGAGAAGCGCTACATCCTCGCCCCGCGTGGCCTGAAGCAGAACGACCGCATTGAGAACGGCCCCGGCGCCGACATCAAGCCCGGTAACAACCTCGCGCTGCGCAACATCCCGGTTGGTACCACGCTCCACGCCATCGAGCTGCGGCCCGGCGGCGGCGCGAAGTTCGCCCGCTCCGCGGGTGCCTCCGTGCAGCTGCTGGCGAAGGAGGGCTCCATGGCCCACCTGCGCATGCCGTCCGGTGAGATCCGCCTGGTCGACGTCCGCTGCCGCGCCACCGTCGGCGAGGTCGGCAACGCCGAGCAGTCGAACATCAACTGGGGCAAGGCCGGCCGCATGCGCTGGAAGGGCGTCCGCCCGACCGTTCGTGGTGTGGTCATGAACCCCGTCGACCACCCGCACGGTGGTGGTGAGGGCAAGACCTCCGGTGGTCGCCACCCGGTCTCGCCGTGGGGTCAGAAGGAGGGCCGTACGCGCTCGCCGAAGAAGGCCAGCAACAAGTACATCGTCCGCCGCCGCAAGACGAACAAGAAGCGCTAG
- the rpsS gene encoding 30S ribosomal protein S19 yields MPRSLKKGPFVDDHLIKKVDTQNEAGTKNVIKTWSRRSMIVPAMLGHTIAVHDGRKHVPVFVTESMVGHKLGEFAPTRTFRGHEKDDRKSRRR; encoded by the coding sequence ATGCCGCGCAGTCTCAAGAAGGGGCCCTTCGTCGACGACCACCTGATCAAGAAGGTGGACACGCAGAACGAAGCAGGCACCAAGAACGTCATCAAGACCTGGTCCCGCCGCTCGATGATCGTCCCGGCCATGCTCGGCCACACGATCGCGGTGCACGACGGCCGCAAGCACGTCCCGGTGTTCGTCACCGAGTCGATGGTCGGCCACAAGCTCGGCGAGTTCGCGCCGACCCGCACCTTCCGCGGCCATGAGAAGGACGACCGCAAGTCGCGTCGTCGCTGA
- the rplV gene encoding 50S ribosomal protein L22, which produces MEARAQARYIRVTPMKARRVVDLIRGMSATEAQAVLRFAPQAASVPVGKVLDSAIANAAHNYDHTDADSLVISEAYVDEGPTLKRFRPRAQGRAYRIRKRTSHITVVVSSKEGTR; this is translated from the coding sequence ATGGAAGCCAGGGCCCAGGCGCGGTACATCCGCGTCACGCCCATGAAGGCCCGCCGCGTGGTGGACCTCATCCGTGGCATGAGCGCCACGGAGGCCCAGGCGGTCCTGCGTTTCGCCCCGCAGGCCGCGAGCGTGCCGGTCGGCAAGGTGCTGGACAGCGCCATCGCCAACGCCGCGCACAACTACGACCACACCGACGCCGACAGCCTCGTCATCTCCGAGGCGTACGTCGACGAGGGCCCGACCCTGAAGCGGTTCCGTCCGCGTGCCCAGGGCCGCGCCTACCGGATCCGCAAGCGGACCAGCCACATCACCGTGGTCGTCAGCAGCAAGGAAGGAACCCGGTAA
- the rpsC gene encoding 30S ribosomal protein S3, with translation MGQKVNPHGFRLGITTDFKSRWYADKLYKDYVKEDVAIRRMMTKGMERAGISKVEIERTRDRVRVDIHTARPGIVIGRRGAEADRIRGELEKLTGKQVQLNILEVKNPEVDAQLVAQAVAEQLSSRVSFRRAMRKSMQSSMKAGAKGIKIQCGGRLGGAEMSRSEFYREGRVPLHTLRANVDYGFFEAKTTFGRIGVKVWIYKGDVKNIAEVRAENAAARAGNRPSRGGSDRPQRRGGERGGRGRKPQQSAAPAEAGKAEAPAAAAAEPSAAGKES, from the coding sequence ATGGGCCAGAAGGTAAACCCGCACGGGTTCCGGCTCGGCATCACCACCGACTTCAAGTCGCGCTGGTACGCCGACAAGCTGTACAAGGACTACGTCAAGGAAGACGTCGCCATCCGCCGGATGATGACGAAGGGCATGGAGCGCGCCGGTATCTCCAAGGTGGAGATCGAGCGCACCCGTGACCGCGTCCGCGTCGACATCCACACCGCCCGGCCGGGCATCGTCATCGGCCGCCGCGGCGCGGAGGCCGACCGTATCCGCGGCGAGCTGGAGAAGCTCACCGGCAAGCAGGTGCAGCTCAACATCCTCGAGGTGAAGAACCCCGAGGTGGACGCTCAGCTGGTGGCCCAGGCCGTCGCCGAGCAGCTCTCCTCCCGCGTCTCCTTCCGCCGCGCCATGCGCAAGTCGATGCAGAGCTCGATGAAGGCCGGCGCCAAGGGCATCAAGATCCAGTGTGGTGGCCGTCTCGGCGGCGCCGAGATGTCCCGCTCGGAGTTCTACCGCGAGGGCCGCGTGCCCCTGCACACGCTCCGCGCGAACGTCGACTACGGCTTCTTCGAGGCCAAGACCACCTTCGGCCGCATCGGCGTCAAGGTGTGGATCTACAAGGGCGACGTGAAGAACATCGCCGAGGTCCGCGCCGAGAACGCCGCCGCCCGCGCCGGCAACCGCCCGTCGCGCGGTGGCAGCGACCGCCCGCAGCGCCGTGGTGGCGAGCGCGGTGGCCGCGGCCGTAAGCCGCAGCAGTCGGCCGCGCCCGCCGAGGCCGGCAAGGCCGAGGCGCCCGCCGCGGCGGCGGCCGAGCCCAGCGCAGCCGGAAAGGAGAGCTGA
- the rplP gene encoding 50S ribosomal protein L16, with translation MLIPRRVKHRKQHHPKRSGMAKGGTELAFGEYGIQAVTPAYVTNRQIEAARIAMTRHIKRGGKVWINIYPDRPLTKKPAETRMGSGKGSPEWWVANVKPGRVMFELSYPNEKTAREALTRAAHKLPMKCRIVRREAGES, from the coding sequence ATGCTGATCCCTCGCAGGGTCAAGCACCGCAAGCAGCACCACCCCAAGCGGTCCGGCATGGCCAAGGGCGGTACGGAGCTGGCGTTCGGCGAGTACGGCATCCAGGCCGTCACCCCGGCGTACGTCACCAACCGTCAGATCGAGGCCGCTCGTATCGCGATGACCCGCCACATCAAGCGTGGCGGCAAGGTCTGGATCAACATCTACCCGGACCGTCCGCTGACGAAGAAGCCCGCCGAGACCCGCATGGGTTCCGGTAAGGGCTCGCCGGAGTGGTGGGTCGCGAACGTCAAGCCCGGTCGGGTGATGTTCGAGCTGTCCTACCCGAACGAGAAGACTGCGCGTGAGGCGCTCACCCGCGCTGCTCACAAGCTCCCGATGAAGTGCCGGATCGTTCGGCGCGAGGCAGGTGAGTCGTGA
- the rpmC gene encoding 50S ribosomal protein L29 has translation MAAGTKASELRELNNEDLVGKLREAKEELFNLRFQAATGQLENHGRLKAVRKDIARIYTLMRERELGIETVESA, from the coding sequence ATGGCGGCCGGTACCAAGGCGTCCGAGCTGCGTGAGCTGAACAACGAGGACCTCGTTGGCAAGCTGCGTGAGGCCAAGGAAGAGCTGTTCAACCTCCGCTTCCAGGCGGCGACCGGACAGCTCGAGAACCACGGCCGGCTGAAGGCCGTCCGGAAGGACATCGCCCGGATCTACACCCTGATGCGGGAGCGCGAGCTCGGCATCGAGACGGTGGAGAGCGCCTGA
- the rpsQ gene encoding 30S ribosomal protein S17 has translation MSETNVTENATQNRGFRKTREGLVVSDKMDKTVVVAVEDRVKHALYGKVIRRTNKLKAHDEQNAAGVGDRVLLMETRPLSATKRWRVVEILEKAK, from the coding sequence ATGAGCGAGACGAATGTGACTGAGAACGCAACGCAGAACCGCGGCTTCCGCAAGACCCGTGAGGGTCTGGTCGTCAGCGACAAGATGGACAAGACCGTCGTCGTCGCAGTCGAGGACCGCGTCAAGCACGCGCTGTACGGCAAGGTCATCCGCCGTACCAACAAGCTCAAGGCGCACGACGAGCAGAACGCCGCGGGTGTCGGCGACCGCGTCCTCCTGATGGAGACCCGGCCGCTGTCCGCGACCAAGCGCTGGCGCGTCGTCGAGATCCTCGAGAAGGCCAAGTAA
- the rplN gene encoding 50S ribosomal protein L14, which translates to MIQQESRLRVADNTGAKEILCIRVLGGSGRRYAGIGDVIVATVKDAIPGGNVKKGDVVKAVIVRTVKERRRPDGSYIRFDENAAVILKNDGDPRGTRIFGPVGRELREKKFMKIISLAPEVL; encoded by the coding sequence GTGATCCAGCAGGAGTCGCGACTGCGCGTCGCCGACAACACGGGCGCGAAGGAGATCCTTTGCATCCGTGTTCTCGGTGGCTCCGGTCGCCGCTACGCGGGCATTGGTGACGTCATCGTCGCCACCGTCAAGGACGCGATCCCCGGTGGCAACGTGAAGAAGGGTGACGTCGTCAAGGCGGTCATCGTGCGCACCGTGAAGGAGCGCCGCCGCCCGGACGGTTCGTACATCCGCTTCGACGAGAACGCGGCCGTCATCCTCAAGAACGATGGCGACCCCCGCGGCACCCGTATCTTCGGCCCGGTGGGCCGTGAGCTGCGCGAGAAGAAGTTCATGAAGATCATCTCGCTCGCGCCGGAGGTGCTGTAA
- the rplX gene encoding 50S ribosomal protein L24, with amino-acid sequence MKIKKGDLVQVITGKDKGKQGKVIAAFPREDRVLVEGVNRVKKHTKAGQTARGSKTGGIVTTEAPIHVSNVQLVVEKDGNKVVTRVGYRFDDEGNKIRVAKRTGEDI; translated from the coding sequence ATGAAGATCAAGAAGGGCGACCTGGTCCAGGTCATCACCGGTAAGGACAAGGGCAAGCAGGGCAAGGTCATCGCGGCCTTCCCGCGCGAGGACCGAGTCCTGGTCGAGGGTGTCAACCGGGTCAAGAAGCACACCAAGGCCGGACAGACCGCTCGTGGTTCGAAGACCGGCGGCATCGTGACGACCGAGGCCCCGATCCACGTGAGCAATGTGCAGCTCGTGGTGGAGAAGGACGGCAACAAGGTCGTCACCCGCGTCGGATACCGCTTCGACGACGAGGGCAACAAGATCCGCGTTGCCAAGCGGACCGGTGAGGACATCTGA